The following proteins are co-located in the Gossypium hirsutum isolate 1008001.06 chromosome A02, Gossypium_hirsutum_v2.1, whole genome shotgun sequence genome:
- the LOC107952570 gene encoding uncharacterized protein has protein sequence MTSEAAEIMEKLKDKKAEYEATASTNSSVNFEDIDNIIINKVLGPERYGRVRFQGSSVNPTQYFGSISHQYMPSGSQSQVEVQRLKDQIVQIQASTDEQISQLRAEAAAREEEVAVREAEQNRKYNELQLQLQSMMTMFQQFQNPPS, from the exons ATGACATCTgaggctgcagaaattatg gagaaactaaaagatAAGAAGGCAGAGTATGAAGCGACTGCTTCGACTAatagttctgttaattttgaggatattgataacataattattaataaagttttgggtcctgaaaggtatggtcgggttagatttcaaggatctagtgttaacccgacccaatattttggatccatctcgcaccaatacatgccttccgggagtCAAAGTCAAGTTGAAGTTCAGAGGCTAAAAGATCAGATAGTTCAGATACAAGCTAGCACAGATGAGCAAATTTctcaacttagagcggaggcagcagcgCGGGAGGAGGAGGTAGCAGTGAGGGAGGCGGAGCAAAACAGAAAATACAATGAACTTCAGCTACAGCTTCAGTCTATGATGACTATGTTCCAGCAATTTCaaaatccgccatcttag